A part of Oncorhynchus kisutch isolate 150728-3 unplaced genomic scaffold, Okis_V2 scaffold1069, whole genome shotgun sequence genomic DNA contains:
- the LOC116364363 gene encoding guanosine-3',5'-bis(diphosphate) 3'-pyrophosphohydrolase MESH1-like isoform X2, with protein sequence MSSDSVILLETVNFAAEKHRNQRRKDAEQTPYITHPIGVARILSHEGGITDIEVLQAALLHDTVEDTDTSIGELQIVFGQTVARLVQEVTDDKALSKEETKRWSAERVQEYFVWAAQVVRGLRGTNLALERHLEELFKQRGVEL encoded by the exons ATGAGTTCAGATTCTGTCATTTTGTTGGAGACGGTTAACTTCGCTGCTGAAAAGCACCGCAATCAACGACGTAAAGATGCTGAACAAACACCATATATCACCCACCCAATAG GAGTGGCAAGGATCCTAAGCCATGAAGGTGGGATCACAGACATTGAAGTTTTGCAA GCAGCTTTGCTCCATGACACAGTGGAGGACACTGACACCAGCATAGGAGAACTACAGATCGTCTTTGGGCAAACAGTGGCGCGGCTCGTCCAAGAAGTGACAGACGACAAAGCACTGTCCAAGGAGGAGACAAAGC GTTGGTCGGCAGAGCGTGTTCAGGAGTACTTTGTGTGGGCAGCCCAGGTAGTGAGAGGACTGAGGGGGACCAACCTAGCACTGGAGAGACACCTAGAGGAGCTCTTCAAGCAGAGGGGGGTTGAGCTTTGA
- the LOC116364363 gene encoding guanosine-3',5'-bis(diphosphate) 3'-pyrophosphohydrolase MESH1-like isoform X1, producing the protein MSSDSVILLETVNFAAEKHRNQRRKDAEQTPYITHPIGVARILSHEGGITDIEVLQAALLHDTVEDTDTSIGELQIVFGQTVARLVQEVTDDKALSKEETKRKQVEYAPHASHQAKLVKLADKLYNLRDINRSTPTGWSAERVQEYFVWAAQVVRGLRGTNLALERHLEELFKQRGVEL; encoded by the exons ATGAGTTCAGATTCTGTCATTTTGTTGGAGACGGTTAACTTCGCTGCTGAAAAGCACCGCAATCAACGACGTAAAGATGCTGAACAAACACCATATATCACCCACCCAATAG GAGTGGCAAGGATCCTAAGCCATGAAGGTGGGATCACAGACATTGAAGTTTTGCAA GCAGCTTTGCTCCATGACACAGTGGAGGACACTGACACCAGCATAGGAGAACTACAGATCGTCTTTGGGCAAACAGTGGCGCGGCTCGTCCAAGAAGTGACAGACGACAAAGCACTGTCCAAGGAGGAGACAAAGCGTAAGCAGGTGGAGTATGCACCTCATGCCAGCCACCAGGCCAAACTGGTCAAACTGGCTGACAAACTATACAACCTGAGGGACATCAACCGCAGCACGCCAACAG GTTGGTCGGCAGAGCGTGTTCAGGAGTACTTTGTGTGGGCAGCCCAGGTAGTGAGAGGACTGAGGGGGACCAACCTAGCACTGGAGAGACACCTAGAGGAGCTCTTCAAGCAGAGGGGGGTTGAGCTTTGA